The window ATTTGGGAGTATACTGCAAAACCTTGTAAACATTGGAGAAAGGTTTTATGTACTATTCTTTCAGAAGCTGTTCAAGCACAGTTTTTAAAAGGTTCTTAAAATTTTCATCAGAAAGTCCGTCTTCTCTGTGCGCAGGTGTAAGGGTTATTACCTTGCCATCTCCTGCTTTGTGCCACCAGCCAGCAATTGACTTTCCATCTTCTGATTCAGAATAAAGGTATACATTAGTATTTTGTTTATCACAGTAAACAAAGTAATGTTCATCTAAAATTGAAAAGTCAACCTCTTTGTTATTGAATATTGGCTTGCCTGCTGAGTGGTAACGAACGGGTTTTTGTTTATCAGGATGATACTTGAAGTAGCCTTTTATAAGTGTACAAAATAAACCGTTTTCGGGGTATGATGCAAGCCCTGAATGCCATACAAAAAGCCTTCCACCGCTTTCAACATAGTCTTTTATCTTCTTTTCGATTCTTCCTGTCATCCAATGTTTAATTTCTGGATCTTGTGGATTAATCCTATTTTCTTTTGCAATGACAATGGCGTCAGGTTTTTGGTCTAAAAAAGACTCAAAATCTTCAACTCTGCTGTCAATTACCTCATAGTTTTTTGAAATATCCGCCAAAGCGTTTTTTAAAGCATTTAAGAGATTATCATGACCGTGATAATAATCTCCAACGAGTGCTAAAACCTTCTTCATAATATAGTTTCCTCCTTTAATCCTTAAAAAGACTTTTAATAGTTCTCAAGAAGCTCTAAAATGAATTTTAATTTTTCAGTACTGTTCATGTAAGCATATCTTCCGCCAGTGTAGTCTCCTTTTTGAACAACATCAATTCCCACTTTTTTGAGGTTTTCTATCTTCTGGTCTATGTTTTTCACAAATACCCCTATGTGATGGATCCCCTCACCGTGTTTATCTAAAAATTCACGCCAAGTTGAAGGGTTTTCATCTGGCTGTATAAGCTCAACTTCAATGTTCTTAAAGTTCTTGAAAAACGCAAGTTTTGCACGGGCTTTAGTTGGCTGCCCCTTATATTCAGTATGAGTTTTATTGTACTCCTCTGTTTCAATTATTTGAGGAACATCCACTCCAAAAAACTCAGCAAATTCTTTTGCTGTCTTTTCAATATCTTTCACTATGATGCCTATCTGTACCACTACGTCTGTACCTAAAATCTCGTTTGCCAAACCTTTTTCTCCCCTTTGAAAATTTTTATAGATATATTTTACCTCAACTTATTAAGTTACTGGTACACAAGTATTCTCTGTTTTTTTGAGCAAGTTCCATAAATAGCTTATTTATAATTTGCAAACAGTAAAGATATGCTATCATTGAAAAGCTTCAGAAAAAGAGTTAAAATAAAATTGACAACAGAATTTTAATAGTTTAATCAAAATATGAGATGGTAAGAATTTTAAACAGAGAAAATTCTAAAAAAAAAGAGGTAATAGCCACATGCAGATATCCGAAATAGCAAGCAAAATTATTGAAAATATTTCAAAAGTAATTGTTGGCAAAGAAAAAACAATTGAACTTGTAGTGACCTCTCTTTTTGCAGGTGGACATGTTCTTTTAGAAGATGTACCGGGTACAGGAAAGACCATGCTATCAAAGGCATTGGCAAAGTCAATTAGTTGCAACTTCAAGCGTATTCAGTTCACGCCTGACCTTTTACCATCAGACCTAACTGGAATTTATTATTTTAACATGAAAACCCAGGAGTTTGAGTTCAGGCCTGGTCCAATTTTTACAAATATTCTACTCGCTGATGAGATAAACAGGGCAACTCCGCGAACACAGTCAAGCTTACTTGAGTGTATGGAAGAAAGGCAAGTTACTATAGATGGAGTAACGCACAAACTTGATGAACCATTTTTTGTAATTGCTACCCAAAACCCTATTGAAATCCAAGGAACTTATCCTCTTCCCGAAGCGCAACTTGATAGGTTTCTGATGAAACTAAGTTTGGGATATACAAACAAAGAAGAGACAATTCAGATGCTTACCAGATTTAGAGAGAAAAATCCCCTTGATGAGATAGAAGCTGTTGTATCGAAAGAGGAAATAACCAAGATTCAAGAAAAGATAAAAGAAGTTTATGTCAGTGAAGACATCTTAGGATATATATACGAAATTTGCAATAGTACACGGATGCATGAAATGGTACAACTTCCGGCAAGCAATAGAAGCTTTATTGCTCTTATGCGTGCATCTCAGAGCTTTGCTGCAATAAAAGGCTCAGACTTTGTGCTTCCTGATTATGTTAAATATTTAGCTCCCTATGTTCTTTCACATAGAATTCTTCTTAAAAATCAGTATATAATCAAAAATACTAAATCAGTTGATGTGATAAATGAGATACTTGAAAAAGTAAATGTACCAAGTGAAAATTTTGCTTTTTAAAAAATCTTTAAAAAAGACTAAAATAGAAATTTAACTTTTTCTATTGAATTTCTTGCGATGGGAAGCAAGTAGTCTGACAAAAAAGAAAAGTTATGTTATGTTGAGCTATCTTGTTAATTTTTTAACGATCCATAATTAAAAAAACAAACCCGGCAGCCACCTACTTTCCCGTGCCGTCGCCAGCACAGTATCATCGGCGTTGCGAGGCTTAACTTCCGTGTTCGGAATGGGAACGGGTGTTTCCCTCGCTCTTTCGCCACCGGATTTGTTTGCTTCTTCTTACCTTTTTTCAGCAGCCTCGCAAGTGAATAGGGTAAGGCGCTATACCGGTCAAGCTCCTCGGGCCATTAGTACCGCCTTGCTCAACGCCTCACAGCGCTTACACATGCGGCCTATCTACCTGGTAGTCTTCCAGGGCCCTTACCACCCTTTTAGGGTGTGGGGTATCTCATCTTGGGGTGGGCTTCACGCTTAGATGCTTTCAGCGTTTATCCCATCCGGACTTGGCTTCCCAGCCGTGCCCCTGGCGGAACAACTGGTAAACCAGCGGTCCGTCCAACCCGGTCCTCTCGTACTAGGGTCAGCTCCCCTCAAATACCCTGCGCCCGCGGCGGATAAGGACCGAACTGTCTCACGACGTTCTGAACCCAGCTCACGTACCGCTTTAATGGGCGAACAGCCCAACCCTTGGGACCTACTTCAGCCCCAGGATGCGATGAGCCGACATCGAGGTGCCAAACCTCCCCGTCGATGGGGACTCTCGGGGGAGATCAGCCTGTTATCCCCGGGGTAACTTTTATCCGTTGAGCGACGGCTCTCCCACTTGAAAACCGCCGGATCACTAAGCCCGACTTTCGTCCCTGCTCGACCTGTCGGTCTCACAGTCAAGCCACCTTAACGCCTTTGCACTCCTACCGCACGATTTCCATCCGTGCTGAGGTGACCTTTGGGCGCCTCCGTTACCCTTTAGGAGGCGACCGCCCCAGTCAAACTGCCCACCTGGCAGTGTCCCATCACTCGGTTCAGAGTGTCTGGTTAGTGCCCCAGTGCACCCAGGGTGGTATCCCACCGGCGGCTCCAGGGAAGCTGGCGCCTCCCCTTCTCAGCCTCCCACCTATCCTGTACAGGGCACACCAAAACACAGTGCCAGGCTGCAGTAAAGCTCCACGGGGTCTTTCTGTCCAACCGCGGGTAACCAGCGTCTTCACTGGTACCACAATTTCGCCGGGCACACCGCCAAGACAGCGCCCAAGTCGTTACGCCTTTCGTGCGGGTCGGAACTTACCCGACAAGGAATTTCGCTACCTTAGGACCGTTATAGTTACGGCCGCCGTTCACTGGGGCTTCGGTTCGGAGCTCATCACCCCTCCCCTTAACCTTCCAGCACCGGGCAGGCGTCGGCCCCTATACCTCGCCTTTCGGCTTAGCAGAGACCTGTGTTTTTGATAAACAGTCGCTTGGGCCTCTTCCCTGCGACCCTGAAGCTCATCACCTCAGGGCACCCCTTCTCCCGAAGTTACGGGGTCAGTTTGCCGAGTTCCTTAGCGGTGCTTAACCCGTCCGTCTGTGGATACTCTCCTCGCCCACCTGTGTCGGTTTCCAGTACGGGCACCTGCCTTCGCCTACGCGACGCTTTTCTTGGCAGTGTGAAGCACGGCACTTCGCCTACTTTACCTTCGGCTCCCCATCACGGCTCACGGTTGTCGGGTGTGCGGATTTGCCTACACACCCCCGCTCGCCGCTTGGCCGGGGTCAACC is drawn from Caldicellulosiruptor naganoensis and contains these coding sequences:
- a CDS encoding ThuA domain-containing protein, with amino-acid sequence MKKVLALVGDYYHGHDNLLNALKNALADISKNYEVIDSRVEDFESFLDQKPDAIVIAKENRINPQDPEIKHWMTGRIEKKIKDYVESGGRLFVWHSGLASYPENGLFCTLIKGYFKYHPDKQKPVRYHSAGKPIFNNKEVDFSILDEHYFVYCDKQNTNVYLYSESEDGKSIAGWWHKAGDGKVITLTPAHREDGLSDENFKNLLKTVLEQLLKE
- a CDS encoding VOC family protein; protein product: MANEILGTDVVVQIGIIVKDIEKTAKEFAEFFGVDVPQIIETEEYNKTHTEYKGQPTKARAKLAFFKNFKNIEVELIQPDENPSTWREFLDKHGEGIHHIGVFVKNIDQKIENLKKVGIDVVQKGDYTGGRYAYMNSTEKLKFILELLENY
- a CDS encoding AAA family ATPase, with protein sequence MQISEIASKIIENISKVIVGKEKTIELVVTSLFAGGHVLLEDVPGTGKTMLSKALAKSISCNFKRIQFTPDLLPSDLTGIYYFNMKTQEFEFRPGPIFTNILLADEINRATPRTQSSLLECMEERQVTIDGVTHKLDEPFFVIATQNPIEIQGTYPLPEAQLDRFLMKLSLGYTNKEETIQMLTRFREKNPLDEIEAVVSKEEITKIQEKIKEVYVSEDILGYIYEICNSTRMHEMVQLPASNRSFIALMRASQSFAAIKGSDFVLPDYVKYLAPYVLSHRILLKNQYIIKNTKSVDVINEILEKVNVPSENFAF